The genome window ACTACAAATATAATACACTAACGAGCTTTTGCGAGGGGCACAGATAGATTTTTTTCTCGCATGATCTCACGCTCGGAGCCCCTTCGACGGAGGAACATCCGGAGGGGTTTTCACACAGTCTGAGAGCGTGGGAACGAGAAAATAAGGCCGAGTCATCGGTAGGCGCAACCTTTAGGTTGCGTCCCGTTCCCACGCAGAGCGTGGGAACGAGAAATGACACGTTACAGGGGGGAGGCAATGGGAGGATTCACCAACCGTCCGGCGGTGAAGTTCTTAGCACCGTTTATGACCGGTATCGCCCTGGGATGGCACTGGCCGTTTAGCGGGCCGGTGGCCCTTTGCGCTCTGTTTGTCGCCTCATCCGTATTGATTGTCATCGCTATCATCGGCCGCCCTGCGCCGATGCGGCCTCTCTTCCTTTTCCTCCTGATTCTCCTTTTCGGAATCCTCAAGATCACGTATGATTCGAGAATCGCCCCCGCGGATGCGATCGCGGACGAGATCAAGCCCGGGCAGAGGTGTGTCGTCCGGGGAGCGGTCACCGATCTTCCTGATCTGACCCGGCCCTTTGTCCGATTCGTGGTGGAGGCGGAGAGCATCCGCACCGGGGATGAGGGATTTCGATCCGTTTCTGGAGGCATACTCGTGAGCGCAGCCAGGGAGGGAACCGATAGCGTTAATTTTGCAGCGTTTGTCTATGGCAGCAGAGTTGTTCTCACCGGCGAATTGGCCCGGCCGTTGCGTGCCCGCAACCCGGGGGAGTTTGACCAGCGGGCCTACCTGCACCTGAATAACATCGACGCGAGAATGTTTCTTGCTCCCGGGGAACTCACCGCCATCGGACCGCCTTCGAAGTCGGATTATCTCGCGAATTTCGTCGCTCCCGTGCGAAGGTCGGTGGGAATCCGGATCGACCGGCTGATCGGGGGGACCGAGTCGAGATTTCTGAAAGGACTCATAACCGGAGACCGGGGCGGCATCCCGATGGAGGTCAAAACGGCGTTCATCAATTCCGGGGTCATGCATATTCTCGCCGTCTCCGGGCTGCACGTGGCGATTGTGGTCATGATCCTCCTCGCACTGCTGCAGGCGGCGCGTGTCCCGGAGATACCCCGGATCATCGTGACATGCCTTCTCCTCGTGTATTATAACTTTCTCACCGGCGGGGCCGCATCGGTGACCCGCTCTGTGCTCATGGCGATCGTGTTCCTGGGAGGGAAACTTTCGCAGAGGAAGCCGGATTTCTATAACACCCTCGCGGTTTCCGCTCTTCCCATTCTTCTAATCGACTCCAAGCAATTCTTCGACCCGGGTTTCCAGCTCTCATTTGCCGCCGTCTTCTCGCTGGTTTACCTCTATCCCAGGCTGGATGCAATGTGCAAATTGCTTCCCCACGCCTTCCGGCAGATCTCCCCGCTCATGTACGCTCTTTCCGCCTTCTGCGTCTCTCTCTCCGCCGGCATCGGAACGCTCCCGTTCACATCCTATTATTTTGGGAAAATCTCGATCGTGGGTATTGCGGCAAATATCATCGTGGTCCCGCTCTCAAACGTCATTCTTGCCGCGGGGATGCTGGCTGTAGCTCTGTCTTATGTCTGGGGCTGGCTCGCCTCCGTCTATGCCGGCGCCACGGGGTTTCTGACGAACGCCCTGCTTTATTCGGTCGAATACTTCGGAAGTCTTCCGTTTGCTTATCTGACCTCCCACTTTACGTTTTGGTCCTCGGTCTTGTTCTATGGCGGATTGGGGATTGCGATCGGAATGACCCGGCCCGGCTCGAGGAAGACTGCGCTGATCGCGCTTTTCATCTCGGCCGATGTCTTTCTTTTCGTCGACATCCTCAGGCCCGTCGGGCCGGGGACGCTTAGGGTGACCTTTCTCGACGTCGGGCAGGGGGATGCGGAACTCGTCGAGCTGCCCGGCGGAAGGAAACTCCTTGTAGACGCGGGCCCGAAGAACACTTCAGGGGATGCAGGTGAGAGGTTCGTGGGGCCATTCCTGGCGAGGGAGGGGATAGGCAAGATCAACGCGATCGTGCTCACCCATCCTCACAGCGATCACCTCGGAGGAATTCCTTACCTGCTGAGGCACTTCGGGGTCGGCGAGGTAGTGGATGCCGGCTCCGGGGCGAACTCCTCGCTCTACCGGGAGTATGTCCACGTTATCGATTCGCTCGCCGTTCCGAGGAGAATCGTGCGTGCGGGCTTCACGCTAGACGCCGCGGAGGGGGTTCGCCTTTACGTGTTGCACCCGTCCGGCAGGTTTGCCGCCCGGGACACGCTGAAGCATGGGAACCTCAACAATCAATCGGTGGTCCTCAAGCTGGTGTACGAACGCACTTCACTGTTGCTCGCGGGAGACGCGGAAAGAGAGGCGGAGGAGAGGATGGTCGCGGTCTACGGCGACTGGCTCCGGTGCGATGGGTTGAAAGCGGGGCATCACGGGAGCATCACAAGTAGTTCCGAACCATTTCTCGACCGGGTGAGGCCTTCGGTCGCAGTTGTCTCGGTGGGCGCAAGAAATAAATTTCGCCTCCCCTCGGAGAGGGTCCTCCGGCGATTCGCAGAGAGGGGGGTGGAGTATTTCAGGACCGACGAATCGGGTGCGGTCGTCCTCGAATCGGACGGAGAAAAGTGGAGCGTGGTGGATTGGCGGTAGCAAAAAGCCCGCAGCCTGAAGGCTGCGGCTACCGTGGCCGAGGGGCCTGGGGGCGCAACCCTCTGCCTGTAGATTCGGTAGCCGCAAGCTTTAGCTTGCGGGTTTTGCCTGGGTTCTTGTATGTCTGACCTTCTTTATGTATAATCAAGCAACCAATGAGTACGACACACAAATCGAGCCCCAGATCTTCGAAGGAGACAAAGCCCGCTGCAGCTCCGGCCGTCGTCCGCACTGATTCGGGGATTGTAATCGAACCCGTTTACAACCCGGTTCCGTTCGATTATGAGTCGAGGCTCGGATCCCCGGGGGAGTACCCCTTTACGCGTGGAATCTATCCCACCATGTATCGCGGGAGACTCTGGACAATGCGCCAGTATGCCGGATTCGGGAGCGCCCGGGAGGCGAACCAGCGGTACCGCTACCTTCTCGGCCACGGAACGACGGGGTTGTCGGTCGCTTTCGACCTGCCGACTCAGATGGGGTACGACTCCGATCACCCGATGGCTGACGGGGAGGTGGGAAACGTGGGGGTCGCGATCGATTCGCTGGAGGATATGGAGGCGCTCTTCGAAGGTATCCGCCTGGATGCGATCACGACCTCGATGACGATCAATTCAACTGCCGCGATCCTGTTGTGCATGTACGTGGCCCTCGCGAAGAAACAGGGCGCCGACCTCACAAAGCTTTCGGGCACGGTTCAGAACGACATCCTTAAAGAGTATATCGCGCGGGGCACCTACATCTATCCGCCTGTGCCCTCGATGCGGCTCGTTACCGACATTTTCACCTGGTGCCGGGACCATCTTCCAAAGTGGAACACGATCTCGATCAGCGGCTATCACATCAGGGAGGCGGGCGCGACGGCGGTTCAGGAGCTGGCGTTCACCTTCTCCAACGCCATAGCGTACGTCCAGGCCGCGCTCGACTCCGGGCTGGAGATCGATACGTTCGGACCGCAGTTGTCGTTTTTCTTCAACGCCCACAATAACCTGTTCGAGGAGATCGCGAAATTCCGTGCGGCGCGCCGGCTCTGGGCGCACATCATGAAAGACCGTTTCAAGGCAATCAACCCGGAGACGATGAAGCTGCGATTCCACGCCCAAACGGGAGGTTCGACCCTGACGGCCCAGCAGATCGATAATAATGTCGTCAGAGTCTCCCTGCAGGCCATGGGGGCGGTGCTCGGAGGTTGTCAGTCCCTTCACACAAACGGCAGGGATGAAGCGCTTTCCCTTCCGTCCGAGGAGGCGGCCCGTCTTGCCCTCAGGACTCAGCAAATCATCGCTCGGGAAACCGGCGTCACGAACACGGTAGATCCCCTCGGCGGTTCGTATTTTCTCGAAGAGCTGACCGATGCGGTGGAAAGGGGTGCGGTGGAATACATCGCCAGGGTCGACGCAATGGGAGGCGCCGTGAAGGCGATCGAGCAGCAGTTCTATCAAAACGAAATCGCGGAGAGTGCCTACCGCCACCAGAAAGAAGTCGAGGCGAAGCAGAAGGTGGTCGTCGGCGTGAATGAATTCGTCGTGCCGGAGGGGGGCGGAGCGGGAGCCCGAAGGTCCAACGAAGAGGTGCAATTTCGGCAAATCGAGAGCGTCCGGTCCGTCCGCTCGAGGAGGGATCCCTCGAAGGTGGCCTCAACGCTCCGGGGATTGGAACGGGCGGCCCGCGGAGATGAAAATGTCATCCCGCACATTCTCGCTTCAGTAGAAGCGCTCGCAACTCTGGGAGAGATCTCGGATCTCCTCCGGGGCGCCTGGGGGGAATACGGTCACTGATGTGCCCGCCGCCCGCTGTCGGGGCAATCTTATTCACCGCGGCGAATTGGGGTCACGTATGATTCATCACGACTGCAGAGTGAAGATGTTACCATCCTGTAAACAATCTTCCCGGCGATGATCGGCAGGACTATTTCGCATTATGAGATCCTCGAGAAGTTGGGCGAGGGGGGCATGGGCGTGGTCTATAAAGCCAGGGACCAGAGACTCAACCGCATCGTGGCCGTCAAGTTCCTTCCCGAAAACCTTCTGCAGTTTACCGACGCGCTCGAACGATTTCAACAGGAGGCTGAGGCGATCTCCGCGCTCAACCACCCGCATATCGCAACAATCTTCGAGATGGATGACATAGAGGGGCGAAAGTTCCTCGTTCTCGAATACCTCGGGGGCGGAACGCTCAAGTCTGCGATCAAAACCCTTCACCTCTCCGGCAAGGAACTTCCACTGAAGGATGTCATTGAGTACGGGGTCCAGGCCGCGGAGGGTTTGGGCCATGCTCACCAGCGGGGCATCGTTCATCGCGACGTGAAGACCGATAACATGATGCTGACCGAAGATGGGAAGGTCAAGATCACGGACTTTGGATTGGCGAGGTTGCGGGGAGCCGCCCATTTGACCAGGACAGGAAGCACCGTCGGGACGGCGGCGTACATGTCGCCCGAGCAAATTCAGGGCGAAGAGGTCGATCATCGGTCCGACCTGTTTTCCTTTGGCGTTGTTCTCTACGAGCTCACCACAGGGCGACTTCCGTTTCGCGGCGAGCATGAGGCGGCAATCAGCTATGCCATCGTCAACGAAGCTCCGGCACCGGCCGGGTCGTTGCGTCAGGGTTTGTCGAGGCCGCTCGAACAGGTCATCGAGCGATGCCTGGAAAAGGACAGGCAGATTCGGTATCAGAGTGCCGGCGAGATCGCAGAGGATCTTCGGGGAATACTCACCGGGTCGCAGGAGATGGGGAAGGTGAGTTCCGGATTTTCGAGGCGTGCGCGGGTGGCGGTGGGAACGATCCTGGTGGCCTGTGCCATCGCAGCGACGCTTTTTCTCCAGCGGACCCGGCCCGCACCGGCGGTGGAGAATTCGCTGGCGGTGCTGCCGTTCAGGAACATGAACCAGGACATCGAACTGGAATACTTCAGCGACGGGATGACGGAAGATATCATCACCTCTCTGTCGAAGATCGCAAATCTCAGGGTCATTTCACGCACCTCGGCGATGCGATTCAAAAACACCGAGAAGAGCATGAAGGAGGTTGCAAGGGATCTCAATGTGAGCGCCCTCCTGCAGGGAAGCGTGCGGCGTTCGGGCAACCGTGTCCGGATTGGCGCACAGCTCATTAGCGCCGGGGAGGATGAAAACATCTGGGCGGAAACCTACGATCGTGAATTGACGGATGTCTTCGAAATCCAGAGCCAGATATCCCGGGAAATTGCGGCAGCGCTGAAGTTGAGGCTGGACGGAGGTGTAAACCGGGGGATCGCACACAGCCCCACCGGAAATCCGGAAGCTTACGACCTGTATCTCAAGGGCCGTTACCAATGGAATAAACGAGTGCCGGAGTCTCTGCTCAAGAGCGTGGAATTGTTCCGCCAGTCCGCCGAAAAAGATCCCGGGTACGCCGCCGCCTCGGCGGGTCTGGCCGACGCCTACACGCTGATCGGGACGTTCGGTCTCCAGCCCCCGGCGGTAGCCTTCCCGCAGGCAAGGGCCGCGGCGATGCGGGCGCTGCAGATCGATTCCACGCTTGGGGACGCTCATGCCTCGCTCGCCTTCGTCCTCATGTACCACGACTGGAAATGGGACGACGCGGAAAAGGAATTTGGCAGGGCCATCTCCCTGAACCCGGGGAATGCGGTCGCGCATAGCTGGTATTCGATGCTTCTCACCCTTCAGGGGCGTACCCGGGAGGTGCAGATTGAGCGGAAGAAGTCCGGGGATCTCGATCCCCAATCGCCGGTCATCAGATCGGACCTTGGCCTTGAATCATACTTTCAGCACAACTATGACCAGGCCATCGATGATTTCCAGGGGTGCCTGAAGCTCGACCCTCTCTTTGTGGCGGCGTACGTTCCGCTTGGCGGCGCATTCCTGCAGAAAAAAATGTATGCCGAAGCGATCGACGCGTTTCAACACGCGAGCATGTTTTCACAGGGGCATCCCATTACGGTGGCGGCGCTGGGGTATGCCTACGCTCTGACGGGGAGGACGGAGGACGCGGTGTCGATGCTCGATCTCTTGATCGAGCGCCGCGCCGGGGAGTATGTCCCGCCCTACTGGATCGCGGTGGTCGAAGCGGGTCTGGGGAGGCGCGATGCCGCTTTTGATTGGTTACAAACAGCGTTCGAGGAGAAGGACCCCTCTCTGCTTTACCTGAGATTCGATCCTGCTCTGGATGGTTTGAGAACGGATCCCAGGTTCGCCCTCCTTGTTCAGAAGGTCGGCCTCGGGCTTTCGGGGGGTTAGGAGGGAAAGCCGGTCAGGCTCCGGCTCGAAGAAATCCGGCCGCGGAGGGGCAGAGGTCGCTGAGCCCGCACTCCGCGCACTTCGGCGTTCTGGCCTGGCAGGTCCGTCTCCCGTGGAGGATCAACAGGTTTCCGATTTCGGTCCAGTCTTTCCTCGGGATAACCTCCATCAGGTCGAGTTCGATCTTCTCAGGGGTGGTTTCCTTCGAGAAGCCGAGCCTGCCGGAGAGTCTCGCAACGTGGGTG of Bacteroidota bacterium contains these proteins:
- a CDS encoding protein kinase, which produces MIGRTISHYEILEKLGEGGMGVVYKARDQRLNRIVAVKFLPENLLQFTDALERFQQEAEAISALNHPHIATIFEMDDIEGRKFLVLEYLGGGTLKSAIKTLHLSGKELPLKDVIEYGVQAAEGLGHAHQRGIVHRDVKTDNMMLTEDGKVKITDFGLARLRGAAHLTRTGSTVGTAAYMSPEQIQGEEVDHRSDLFSFGVVLYELTTGRLPFRGEHEAAISYAIVNEAPAPAGSLRQGLSRPLEQVIERCLEKDRQIRYQSAGEIAEDLRGILTGSQEMGKVSSGFSRRARVAVGTILVACAIAATLFLQRTRPAPAVENSLAVLPFRNMNQDIELEYFSDGMTEDIITSLSKIANLRVISRTSAMRFKNTEKSMKEVARDLNVSALLQGSVRRSGNRVRIGAQLISAGEDENIWAETYDRELTDVFEIQSQISREIAAALKLRLDGGVNRGIAHSPTGNPEAYDLYLKGRYQWNKRVPESLLKSVELFRQSAEKDPGYAAASAGLADAYTLIGTFGLQPPAVAFPQARAAAMRALQIDSTLGDAHASLAFVLMYHDWKWDDAEKEFGRAISLNPGNAVAHSWYSMLLTLQGRTREVQIERKKSGDLDPQSPVIRSDLGLESYFQHNYDQAIDDFQGCLKLDPLFVAAYVPLGGAFLQKKMYAEAIDAFQHASMFSQGHPITVAALGYAYALTGRTEDAVSMLDLLIERRAGEYVPPYWIAVVEAGLGRRDAAFDWLQTAFEEKDPSLLYLRFDPALDGLRTDPRFALLVQKVGLGLSGG
- a CDS encoding methylmalonyl-CoA mutase family protein, whose product is MSTTHKSSPRSSKETKPAAAPAVVRTDSGIVIEPVYNPVPFDYESRLGSPGEYPFTRGIYPTMYRGRLWTMRQYAGFGSAREANQRYRYLLGHGTTGLSVAFDLPTQMGYDSDHPMADGEVGNVGVAIDSLEDMEALFEGIRLDAITTSMTINSTAAILLCMYVALAKKQGADLTKLSGTVQNDILKEYIARGTYIYPPVPSMRLVTDIFTWCRDHLPKWNTISISGYHIREAGATAVQELAFTFSNAIAYVQAALDSGLEIDTFGPQLSFFFNAHNNLFEEIAKFRAARRLWAHIMKDRFKAINPETMKLRFHAQTGGSTLTAQQIDNNVVRVSLQAMGAVLGGCQSLHTNGRDEALSLPSEEAARLALRTQQIIARETGVTNTVDPLGGSYFLEELTDAVERGAVEYIARVDAMGGAVKAIEQQFYQNEIAESAYRHQKEVEAKQKVVVGVNEFVVPEGGGAGARRSNEEVQFRQIESVRSVRSRRDPSKVASTLRGLERAARGDENVIPHILASVEALATLGEISDLLRGAWGEYGH
- a CDS encoding DNA internalization-related competence protein ComEC/Rec2, with amino-acid sequence MTRYRGEAMGGFTNRPAVKFLAPFMTGIALGWHWPFSGPVALCALFVASSVLIVIAIIGRPAPMRPLFLFLLILLFGILKITYDSRIAPADAIADEIKPGQRCVVRGAVTDLPDLTRPFVRFVVEAESIRTGDEGFRSVSGGILVSAAREGTDSVNFAAFVYGSRVVLTGELARPLRARNPGEFDQRAYLHLNNIDARMFLAPGELTAIGPPSKSDYLANFVAPVRRSVGIRIDRLIGGTESRFLKGLITGDRGGIPMEVKTAFINSGVMHILAVSGLHVAIVVMILLALLQAARVPEIPRIIVTCLLLVYYNFLTGGAASVTRSVLMAIVFLGGKLSQRKPDFYNTLAVSALPILLIDSKQFFDPGFQLSFAAVFSLVYLYPRLDAMCKLLPHAFRQISPLMYALSAFCVSLSAGIGTLPFTSYYFGKISIVGIAANIIVVPLSNVILAAGMLAVALSYVWGWLASVYAGATGFLTNALLYSVEYFGSLPFAYLTSHFTFWSSVLFYGGLGIAIGMTRPGSRKTALIALFISADVFLFVDILRPVGPGTLRVTFLDVGQGDAELVELPGGRKLLVDAGPKNTSGDAGERFVGPFLAREGIGKINAIVLTHPHSDHLGGIPYLLRHFGVGEVVDAGSGANSSLYREYVHVIDSLAVPRRIVRAGFTLDAAEGVRLYVLHPSGRFAARDTLKHGNLNNQSVVLKLVYERTSLLLAGDAEREAEERMVAVYGDWLRCDGLKAGHHGSITSSSEPFLDRVRPSVAVVSVGARNKFRLPSERVLRRFAERGVEYFRTDESGAVVLESDGEKWSVVDWR